One stretch of Sardina pilchardus chromosome 17, fSarPil1.1, whole genome shotgun sequence DNA includes these proteins:
- the LOC134062304 gene encoding gastrula zinc finger protein XlCGF57.1-like, translated as MAPASIPSPQLSPADPVSLVQLKKVSVVLVDCCRTQGPQGKNTNISSDAEQPETHKGERPNQCTQCGKSFRSKADLTKHFRIHTGERPYHCSLCGMNFGLLDSLKKHMLIHTGERPYHCSDCGKSFRQSGNLKTHQRIHTGERPHHCTQCGKSFKREHHLIAHSVLHTGERLYHCSQCGKSFRQKFCLTIHQRIHTGEKPYPCSHCSKKFSHLSDMVKHERIHTGEKLYHCTKCGKSFAQKGALKVHQRIHSGEKYHCTHCGKSYASQGHLKAHLRAHTGERPYVCTHCGKSYRLKCSMEKHIRKQHTGEGIHHCPQCGKGFSELSHFREHQFVHTGETPYCCTECGKGFISEKNLKRHKLIHIKDKPYHCTQCDKRFSRKDYLIIHQRIHSGEEQYSCPICSKSYCSMSRLKMHQRIHSGERPYHCTLCDKSFIEKANLKLHQRVHTGEKPYPCTQCGKRFSQKGNLKKHQRTHKE; from the exons ATGGCTCCAGCCTCCATCCCCAGTCCTCAGCTCTCCCCTGCAGACCCGGTGTCTCTGGTCCAGTTGAAGAAGGTAtcggtggtgctggtggactgCTGCAGAACACAAGGTCCACAAGGGAAGAACACAAATATCAGCAGTGATGCAGAGCAGCCTGAGACCCATAAAG GAGAGAGGCCTAACCAGTGCACTcaatgtgggaagagtttcagaAGCAAGGCAGATCTCACCAAACATTTCCGcattcacacaggagagagaccaTACCATTGTTCTCTGTGTGGCATGAACTTCGGTTTACTGGATAGTTTAAAAAAGCATATGCTTATTCACACAGGCGAAAGGCCGTACCACTGCTCTGATTGTGGCAAAAGTTTTAGACAAAGCGGAAACCTCAAAACACACCAACGCATTCATACAGGAGAAAGGCCACATCACTGTACCCAGTGTGGCAAGAGCTTTAAACGTGAGCATCATCTCATAGCACACAGTGTCTTGCACACTGGAGAGAGACTTTACCACTGCAGTCAGTGTGGAAAAAGTTTTAGGCAAAAGTTTTGTCTCACCATTCACCAGCGTATtcatactggagagaagccgTATCCCTGCAGCCATTGTAGCAAAAAGTTTTCTCACCTTTCAGATATGGTAAAACATGAGCGCATTCACACAGGGGAAAAGTTATACCACTGCACTAAATGCGGTAAGAGTTTTGCCCAAAAGGGAGCTCTCAAAGTACATCAGCGCATTCACAGTGGGGAAAAGTACCACTGCACACATTGTGGCAAGAGCTACGCCAGTCAAGGTCATTTGAAGGCACACTTGCGTgctcacacaggagagaggccatATGTTTGCACTCATTGTGGTAAGAGTTATAGATTAAAATGCAGTATGGAAAAACACATCCgaaaacaacacacaggagagggGATACACCACTGCCCCCAATGTGGCAAAGGTTTCTCTGAATTGTCACACTTCAGAGAGCATCAATTCgtacacacaggagagacaCCATATTGCTGTACTGAATGTGGGAAGGGATTCATTTCAGAGAAAAATCTGAAAAGACACAAATTAATTCACATTAAAGACAAACCGTACCACTGTACTCAGTGTGACAAGAGATTCAGTCGAAAGGATTATTTAATTATACACCAGCGCATTCATTCAGGAGAGGAGCAATACAGTTGTCCCATATGTAGTAAGAGTTATTGCTCAATGTCTAGACTCAAAATGCACCAGCGTATTCACTCTGGAGAGAGACCCTACCACTGTACTCTGTGTGACAAGAGTTTCATTGAGAAGGCCAATCTTAAATTGCATCAGCGTGTTCACACAGGAGAAAAACCATATCCCTGCACTCAGTGTGGCAAGAGATTCTCTCAAAAGGGAAATTTAAAAAAGCATCAGCGTACTCATAAAGAATGA